From Halalkalicoccus sp. CG83, one genomic window encodes:
- a CDS encoding PUA domain-containing protein — translation MTDPDDAPRLRRIADYQFGRGAGSALFAGELRVERSSSGRPTQVHAPEGRLVSLGADGRFTLGLSGGRRLLEALDAPTVRVVVGDESEPFVREGKNAFAKFVRETDPTVRPGDEVCVVHREGALLAVGRAELPADAMLEFETGMAVKTREGAGD, via the coding sequence ATGACCGATCCTGACGACGCCCCCCGGCTGCGCCGGATCGCGGACTACCAGTTCGGCCGCGGGGCCGGGAGCGCGCTGTTCGCCGGCGAGTTGCGCGTCGAGCGCTCGTCGTCGGGTCGGCCGACACAGGTCCACGCCCCCGAGGGCCGGCTCGTCTCGTTGGGCGCCGACGGCCGCTTCACGCTCGGCCTCTCGGGCGGACGACGGCTGCTCGAGGCGCTCGACGCTCCCACAGTGCGGGTCGTCGTCGGCGACGAGTCCGAGCCGTTCGTCCGCGAGGGGAAGAACGCCTTCGCGAAGTTCGTCCGCGAGACCGATCCGACGGTGCGACCGGGCGACGAGGTCTGTGTCGTTCACCGGGAGGGAGCCCTGCTCGCGGTCGGACGCGCCGAACTGCCCGCGGACGCCATGCTCGAGTTCGAGACAGGGATGGCGGTGAAGACCCGTGAGGGAGCCGGGGACTGA
- a CDS encoding GAF domain-containing protein: protein MSSAPSPSAVLEVFYGIDPPGTPLTTPEVAAEFDCTPRTIYNKLDTLVDDGALETKKVGARGRVWWRPPTEPLHDADGDADWTSEGERREAEARASESTFRQLFDNVPGCYLIVEPDEYEIVAVNDAYLDATMTERDEILGRTLFEVFPTDPDDPDPKGAPRLRTSLERVKTEGEADAMPVTHYPIPDRDSDEGEFVDRWWSPSNSPVFSATGEIDYIVHRVEDVTPVVEQMQADDEGDPLQDRAIGESRLTTDIILRGRQLHRAKERAYTEVRERERKLTAELAATRELQEISTRLIQEEDVDALYDEILDAVVTVMDADFARLQLRDSDQGGLRLLADAGFEETTPLWERVTPESNGPCSVALETDRRVVVSDVETCEFMAGTEDRETLLETGIRAVQSTPLVSRSGEVIGMLSTHWKTPHEPSERDLRLLDVLARQATDLINNRQSEEALRESEERYRELFESMTEGFCVIERVDADPDEPVDFRYVEANPAFEDHTGIGDVVGKTIGDVIPEEASDWIEIYDTVAQTGETKRFERELVSQGRILELHAFRVGDPTNRRVGVVFRDITDRKQRTRALEETHDQLRAATSAGSVGLWTWNVREDVVTVDEYVAESYGMDPETIATGVSIEELFGRVHEDDCERLRERVERAVERAGELDTEYRVRNADGDVMWLVLRGEVRCDEDGEALRMYGAISDITERKRAEEALKRTNEALERLTDASRGLMEASTDEISDRAAELTGTVLDVDYAALWCYDGATGEFRRHADQDRDETIGTPDRAWQAFIDDEILVENDVRSHETAPENEGEGERTSTEPASPLRSRVLVPLGEYGVLCAGSTRRGAFDERRVDLVETLAATLETAWDRATSEQRLARQNEELARLDRLNGLIRRIDEALVEADSVASIDRAVCDRLAESDRYAFAWIGERDPASETIRPREWTGIDGGFVDELAIPIDGDTADRNPVAAAARTRETQVIPDVATETRFGPLRGATLERGARSCIAVPLVYDGSLHGVLTVYPDRPRPDERDHAVLSELGRTIAHAIDAVETLHTDRVVELTLGARKSNTPLCRLARETGATIEFEGFVHQADREPDVFFTASGPPTEELRAAGERSNAIAELRPITDRADETLFRARSTERTLVARIVERNAVVRSLAIEDGEATAVVDVPHAANVREFVERLQRDVSGVELLARHARDRSIETRGTFRTIYEERLTEKQLAALRTAYFSGFFESPRVSTGREVAASLDVAQPTFTEHLRAAQRKLYGILFEDDPPGAPDRDGRTHPRS from the coding sequence ATGAGTTCAGCGCCGTCTCCCTCGGCCGTCCTCGAGGTGTTCTACGGGATCGACCCGCCCGGAACGCCGCTCACGACGCCGGAGGTCGCCGCCGAGTTCGACTGCACGCCTCGAACGATCTACAACAAGCTCGACACGCTCGTCGACGACGGCGCGCTCGAGACCAAGAAGGTCGGCGCGCGCGGCCGGGTGTGGTGGCGGCCGCCGACCGAGCCCCTTCACGATGCGGACGGGGACGCCGACTGGACGAGTGAAGGCGAACGTCGGGAGGCCGAAGCCCGGGCCAGCGAATCGACCTTCCGCCAGCTGTTCGACAACGTCCCCGGTTGCTATCTCATCGTCGAGCCCGACGAGTACGAGATCGTGGCCGTGAACGACGCGTACCTGGACGCGACGATGACCGAGCGGGACGAGATCCTGGGAAGGACGCTCTTCGAGGTCTTCCCCACCGATCCCGACGATCCGGATCCCAAGGGCGCCCCCCGATTACGGACGTCGCTCGAGCGGGTGAAGACTGAGGGGGAGGCCGACGCGATGCCGGTGACGCACTACCCGATACCGGATCGCGACTCCGACGAGGGGGAGTTCGTGGATCGGTGGTGGAGCCCGAGCAACTCGCCCGTCTTCAGCGCTACGGGCGAGATCGACTACATCGTTCACCGCGTCGAGGACGTGACGCCGGTCGTCGAACAGATGCAAGCGGATGACGAGGGAGACCCGTTACAGGACCGGGCGATCGGCGAATCACGGCTCACGACGGACATCATCCTCCGCGGACGGCAGCTCCACCGGGCGAAAGAGCGGGCGTATACCGAAGTACGCGAGCGCGAGCGGAAACTCACGGCCGAACTGGCCGCCACACGGGAGTTACAGGAGATCAGCACCCGGTTGATCCAGGAAGAGGACGTCGACGCCCTCTACGACGAGATCCTCGACGCCGTAGTCACCGTTATGGACGCGGACTTCGCACGGCTCCAGCTCCGTGACTCCGACCAGGGCGGCCTCCGGCTCTTGGCCGACGCCGGATTCGAGGAGACCACGCCGCTGTGGGAACGGGTGACTCCCGAATCGAACGGGCCGTGTAGCGTGGCCTTGGAAACCGACCGACGAGTCGTCGTATCGGACGTCGAGACCTGCGAGTTCATGGCCGGCACGGAGGACCGTGAAACGCTCCTCGAAACCGGCATTCGTGCGGTCCAGAGCACGCCGCTCGTCTCCCGCAGCGGGGAGGTCATCGGCATGCTCTCTACACACTGGAAAACTCCACACGAACCCTCCGAGCGCGATCTGCGCCTCCTGGACGTGCTCGCGCGCCAAGCCACCGACCTCATCAACAACCGACAGTCCGAGGAGGCCCTGCGCGAGAGCGAGGAGCGCTACCGAGAACTGTTCGAGTCGATGACCGAGGGCTTCTGCGTCATCGAGAGGGTCGACGCCGATCCGGACGAACCCGTTGACTTCCGCTACGTGGAAGCGAACCCCGCGTTCGAGGACCACACCGGCATCGGTGACGTGGTCGGGAAGACGATCGGAGACGTGATCCCGGAGGAGGCTTCGGACTGGATCGAGATCTACGATACCGTCGCGCAGACCGGGGAAACGAAGCGATTCGAGCGCGAACTCGTGAGCCAGGGACGGATCCTCGAACTGCACGCGTTTCGGGTCGGCGATCCGACGAACCGGCGGGTCGGCGTGGTCTTTCGTGACATCACCGACAGAAAGCAGCGAACGCGGGCGCTCGAAGAGACGCACGACCAGCTACGGGCGGCCACGAGCGCTGGCTCGGTCGGGCTCTGGACGTGGAACGTCCGGGAGGACGTCGTGACCGTGGACGAATACGTCGCGGAGTCGTACGGCATGGATCCGGAGACGATCGCGACGGGCGTATCGATCGAGGAACTCTTCGGGCGAGTTCACGAGGACGACTGCGAGCGGCTGAGAGAACGGGTCGAGCGGGCGGTCGAGCGAGCGGGGGAACTCGACACGGAGTATCGCGTCCGGAACGCCGACGGCGACGTGATGTGGCTGGTGCTTCGGGGTGAGGTCAGATGCGACGAGGACGGCGAGGCGCTCCGCATGTACGGCGCGATCTCCGATATCACCGAGCGAAAGCGCGCGGAGGAGGCCCTGAAACGGACGAACGAGGCGCTCGAGCGTCTCACCGACGCGAGCCGCGGGCTGATGGAAGCGAGCACGGACGAGATAAGCGATCGAGCGGCCGAGCTCACGGGGACCGTACTCGACGTCGACTACGCCGCCCTGTGGTGCTACGACGGGGCCACCGGCGAGTTCCGACGCCACGCCGATCAGGATCGTGACGAGACGATCGGTACCCCCGACCGGGCCTGGCAGGCGTTCATCGACGACGAGATCCTCGTCGAAAACGACGTTCGGAGCCACGAAACCGCGCCCGAGAACGAGGGTGAGGGCGAGCGCACGTCGACGGAACCGGCGTCGCCACTTCGGAGCCGCGTCCTGGTTCCGCTCGGCGAATACGGCGTCCTCTGTGCGGGCTCCACTCGTAGGGGGGCGTTCGACGAACGAAGGGTCGATCTCGTCGAGACGCTCGCGGCGACCCTCGAGACGGCGTGGGATCGAGCGACGAGCGAGCAGCGGCTGGCGCGACAGAACGAGGAGCTCGCGCGTCTCGACCGGCTCAACGGCCTCATCCGGAGGATCGACGAGGCGCTGGTGGAGGCCGACAGCGTCGCGTCGATCGACCGTGCGGTCTGTGATCGCCTGGCCGAGTCGGACCGTTACGCGTTCGCGTGGATCGGCGAACGCGATCCCGCCAGCGAGACGATCCGACCGCGCGAATGGACGGGGATCGACGGCGGCTTCGTGGACGAACTCGCGATCCCGATCGACGGCGACACGGCCGATCGCAACCCCGTCGCCGCCGCGGCGCGCACGCGGGAGACGCAGGTGATACCCGACGTCGCCACCGAGACGCGCTTCGGCCCGCTGCGGGGGGCTACCCTCGAACGGGGTGCGCGCTCGTGTATCGCCGTCCCACTCGTCTACGACGGATCGCTCCACGGCGTGTTGACCGTCTATCCCGACCGTCCACGGCCAGACGAGCGCGATCACGCCGTGCTCTCGGAGCTCGGCCGGACGATCGCCCACGCCATCGACGCCGTGGAGACGCTCCACACCGACCGCGTCGTCGAACTCACGCTCGGCGCCCGGAAGTCGAACACGCCCCTGTGTCGTCTCGCACGCGAGACGGGGGCCACGATCGAGTTCGAGGGGTTCGTCCATCAAGCGGATCGCGAACCCGACGTCTTCTTCACCGCGAGCGGTCCCCCGACCGAGGAACTCCGCGCCGCCGGCGAGCGTTCGAACGCGATAGCGGAGCTGCGTCCCATCACCGACCGGGCCGACGAGACCCTGTTCAGGGCACGCTCGACCGAGCGGACGCTCGTCGCGCGGATCGTCGAACGGAACGCGGTCGTGCGATCGCTCGCGATCGAGGACGGGGAGGCGACCGCCGTCGTCGACGTCCCCCACGCCGCGAACGTCCGCGAGTTCGTCGAGCGGCTACAGCGAGACGTCTCGGGCGTAGAGCTGCTGGCCCGCCACGCTCGGGATCGCTCGATCGAGACGCGCGGGACGTTCCGGACGATCTACGAGGAGCGTCTGACCGAGAAACAGCTTGCGGCGCTGCGAACGGCGTACTTCAGCGGCTTCTTCGAATCGCCGCGGGTCAGCACGGGCCGGGAGGTCGCCGCGTCGTTGGACGTCGCCCAGCCGACGTTCACGGAGCACCTCCGAGCGGCCCAACGGAAGCTCTACGGGATCCTGTTCGAGGACGACCCGCCCGGAGCCCCAGACCGCGACGGTCGCACGCATCCACGATCCTAG
- a CDS encoding LabA-like NYN domain-containing protein — protein MTEIHQDQRVAVLVDAQNLYHSSHSVYSRNIDYSSLLEKAVQGRSLTRAIAYVIRAQSPDEESFFNALADIGFETKIKDIKTFGDGSKKADWDVGMSLDAVTLASHVDTIVLCTGDGDFSRLCSHLRHEGVRVEVMAFGQSTAEELREATDAFVDLSEREETFLL, from the coding sequence ATGACCGAGATCCACCAGGACCAACGCGTCGCCGTTCTGGTCGACGCACAGAACCTCTATCACTCCTCACACAGCGTCTACTCCCGAAACATCGACTACTCCTCGCTGCTCGAGAAGGCAGTCCAGGGACGATCGCTCACGCGCGCGATCGCCTACGTGATCCGCGCGCAGTCGCCCGACGAGGAGAGCTTCTTCAACGCGCTGGCGGACATCGGATTCGAGACGAAGATCAAGGACATCAAGACGTTCGGCGACGGCTCGAAGAAGGCCGACTGGGACGTCGGGATGAGCCTCGACGCCGTGACGCTCGCCTCCCACGTCGATACGATCGTCCTCTGTACGGGTGACGGCGACTTCTCCCGGCTCTGTTCGCATCTCCGCCACGAGGGCGTCCGCGTCGAGGTGATGGCGTTCGGGCAGTCCACGGCCGAGGAGCTGCGCGAGGCGACCGACGCGTTCGTCGACCTCTCCGAGCGCGAGGAGACGTTTCTGCTGTAG